The following proteins come from a genomic window of Diceros bicornis minor isolate mBicDic1 chromosome 4, mDicBic1.mat.cur, whole genome shotgun sequence:
- the FCRLA gene encoding Fc receptor-like A isoform X1 gives MKLSCVLMAGAFYFSLTMLWTAQILLAGCHAASFSGSSWAIPSSAASFETLQCERPVRSQDSSCHTDEDLTGPREVDFQLKGYTFSQPFHLIVSYDWLILQSPVKPIFEGDPLVLRCQAWQDWPLTQVTFYRDGSALGPPGPNREFSIAVAQETDSGNYHCSGVFRSPGPGSPETASSVAIIVQELFPAPALRATPSTEPQEGGPVTLSCQTKLPLQRSATRLLFSFYKDSKTVRSRGLSSEFQILTASEAHSGSYWCEAATEGNQVWKQSPKLEIRVQGPSSSAASPTLNPASQKSAAPEPTPTEPRESLPPLPTPSSEDPGFSSPLQVPDPHLHHRMGVLLKQMQDVRALLGHLLMELRDLSGHLKLETTKGPAKYE, from the exons ATGAAGCTGAGCTGTGTCCTCATGGCTGGGGCCTTCTACTTCTCTCTTACTATGCTCTGGACAGCTCAGATACTACTGG CTGGATGTCACGCTG catcattttctggttcttcttgGGCCATACCCTCTTCAGCTGCCAGTTTTGAGACGCTACAATGTGAAAGACCTGTCAGGAGCCAGGACAGCAGCTGCCACACAGATGAAGACTTGACAGGCCCAAGAGAAGTTGACTTCCAGCTCAAGGGATACACTTTCAGTCAACCCTTCCATCTGATTGTGTCCTACG ACTGGCTCATCCTCCAAAGTCCAGTCAAGCCCATATTTGAAGGAGACCCACTGGTTCTGCGCTGCCAGGCTTGGCAAGACTGGCCACTGACCCAGGTCACCTTCTACCGAGATGGCTCAGCCCTGGGTCCCCCTGGACCTAACAGGGAATTCTCCATCGCCGTGGCACAAGAAACAGACAGCGGGAACTACCACTGCAGTGGCGTCTTCAGGAGCCCTGGTCCTGGGAGCCCAGAAACGGCATCTTCTGTGGCTATCATAGTCCAAG AACTGTTTCCAGCTCCAGCTCTCAGAGCCACACCCTCAACTGAACCCCAAGAGGGAGGCCCAGTGACCCTGAGCTGTCAGACAAAGCTGCCCCTGCAGAGGTCAGCCACccgcctcctcttctccttctacaaGGACAGTAAGACAGTGCGCAGCAGGGGCCTCTCCTCAGAATTCCAGATCCTCACAGCTTCAGAGGCACACTCTGGGTCCTACTGGTGTGAAGCAGCCACTGAGGGCAACCAAGTTTGGAAACAGAGCCCCAAGCTGGAGATCAGGGTGCAGG GTCCCTCCAGCTCTGCTGCATCCCCCACCTTGAATCCAGCTTCTCAGAAATCAGCTGCTCCAGAACCTACTCCTACAGAGCCCcgtgagtctctgcctccactgcctaCCCCTTCTTCTGAGGATCCAggcttctcctctcctctgcagGTACCAGACCCCCATCTGCATCACCGGATGGGTGTTCTTCTCAAACAAATGCAAGATGTGAGAGCTCTCCTTGGTCACCTGCTCATGGAGCTGAGGGACTTGTCTGGCCACCTAAAGCTTGAGACCACAAAGGGTCCTGCTAAATATGAGTAA
- the FCRLA gene encoding Fc receptor-like A isoform X4, producing the protein MKLSCVLMAGAFYFSLTMLWTAQILLAAGCHAASFSGSSWAIPSSAASFETLQCERPVRSQDSSCHTDEDLTGPREVDFQLKGYTFSQPFHLIVSYDWLILQSPVKPIFEGDPLVLRCQAWQDWPLTQVTFYRDGSALGPPGPNREFSIAVAQETDSGNYHCSGVFRSPGPGSPETASSVAIIVQELFPAPALRATPSTEPQEGGPVTLSCQTKLPLQRSATRLLFSFYKDSKTVRSRGLSSEFQILTASEAHSGSYWCEAATEGNQVWKQSPKLEIRVQGPSSSAASPTLNPASQKSAAPEPTPTEPRESLPPLPTPSSEDPGFSSPLQVKDQEVIGNW; encoded by the exons ATGAAGCTGAGCTGTGTCCTCATGGCTGGGGCCTTCTACTTCTCTCTTACTATGCTCTGGACAGCTCAGATACTACTGG CAGCTGGATGTCACGCTG catcattttctggttcttcttgGGCCATACCCTCTTCAGCTGCCAGTTTTGAGACGCTACAATGTGAAAGACCTGTCAGGAGCCAGGACAGCAGCTGCCACACAGATGAAGACTTGACAGGCCCAAGAGAAGTTGACTTCCAGCTCAAGGGATACACTTTCAGTCAACCCTTCCATCTGATTGTGTCCTACG ACTGGCTCATCCTCCAAAGTCCAGTCAAGCCCATATTTGAAGGAGACCCACTGGTTCTGCGCTGCCAGGCTTGGCAAGACTGGCCACTGACCCAGGTCACCTTCTACCGAGATGGCTCAGCCCTGGGTCCCCCTGGACCTAACAGGGAATTCTCCATCGCCGTGGCACAAGAAACAGACAGCGGGAACTACCACTGCAGTGGCGTCTTCAGGAGCCCTGGTCCTGGGAGCCCAGAAACGGCATCTTCTGTGGCTATCATAGTCCAAG AACTGTTTCCAGCTCCAGCTCTCAGAGCCACACCCTCAACTGAACCCCAAGAGGGAGGCCCAGTGACCCTGAGCTGTCAGACAAAGCTGCCCCTGCAGAGGTCAGCCACccgcctcctcttctccttctacaaGGACAGTAAGACAGTGCGCAGCAGGGGCCTCTCCTCAGAATTCCAGATCCTCACAGCTTCAGAGGCACACTCTGGGTCCTACTGGTGTGAAGCAGCCACTGAGGGCAACCAAGTTTGGAAACAGAGCCCCAAGCTGGAGATCAGGGTGCAGG GTCCCTCCAGCTCTGCTGCATCCCCCACCTTGAATCCAGCTTCTCAGAAATCAGCTGCTCCAGAACCTACTCCTACAGAGCCCcgtgagtctctgcctccactgcctaCCCCTTCTTCTGAGGATCCAggcttctcctctcctctgcag GTGAAAGATCAGGAGGTAATTGGGAATTGGTAA
- the FCRLA gene encoding Fc receptor-like A isoform X5, whose translation MKLSCVLMAGAFYFSLTMLWTAQILLAAGCHAASFSGSSWAIPSSAASFETLQCERPVRSQDSSCHTDEDLTGPREVDFQLKGYTFSQPFHLIVSYDWLILQSPVKPIFEGDPLVLRCQAWQDWPLTQVTFYRDGSALGPPGPNREFSIAVAQETDSGNYHCSGVFRSPGPGSPETASSVAIIVQELFPAPALRATPSTEPQEGGPVTLSCQTKLPLQRSATRLLFSFYKDSKTVRSRGLSSEFQILTASEAHSGSYWCEAATEGNQVWKQSPKLEIRVQGPSSSAASPTLNPASQKSAAPEPTPTEPRESLPPLPTPSSEDPGFSSPLQVPDPHLHHRMGVLLKQMQDVRALLGHLLMELRDLSGHLKLETTKGPAKYE comes from the exons ATGAAGCTGAGCTGTGTCCTCATGGCTGGGGCCTTCTACTTCTCTCTTACTATGCTCTGGACAGCTCAGATACTACTGG CAGCTGGATGTCACGCTG catcattttctggttcttcttgGGCCATACCCTCTTCAGCTGCCAGTTTTGAGACGCTACAATGTGAAAGACCTGTCAGGAGCCAGGACAGCAGCTGCCACACAGATGAAGACTTGACAGGCCCAAGAGAAGTTGACTTCCAGCTCAAGGGATACACTTTCAGTCAACCCTTCCATCTGATTGTGTCCTACG ACTGGCTCATCCTCCAAAGTCCAGTCAAGCCCATATTTGAAGGAGACCCACTGGTTCTGCGCTGCCAGGCTTGGCAAGACTGGCCACTGACCCAGGTCACCTTCTACCGAGATGGCTCAGCCCTGGGTCCCCCTGGACCTAACAGGGAATTCTCCATCGCCGTGGCACAAGAAACAGACAGCGGGAACTACCACTGCAGTGGCGTCTTCAGGAGCCCTGGTCCTGGGAGCCCAGAAACGGCATCTTCTGTGGCTATCATAGTCCAAG AACTGTTTCCAGCTCCAGCTCTCAGAGCCACACCCTCAACTGAACCCCAAGAGGGAGGCCCAGTGACCCTGAGCTGTCAGACAAAGCTGCCCCTGCAGAGGTCAGCCACccgcctcctcttctccttctacaaGGACAGTAAGACAGTGCGCAGCAGGGGCCTCTCCTCAGAATTCCAGATCCTCACAGCTTCAGAGGCACACTCTGGGTCCTACTGGTGTGAAGCAGCCACTGAGGGCAACCAAGTTTGGAAACAGAGCCCCAAGCTGGAGATCAGGGTGCAGG GTCCCTCCAGCTCTGCTGCATCCCCCACCTTGAATCCAGCTTCTCAGAAATCAGCTGCTCCAGAACCTACTCCTACAGAGCCCcgtgagtctctgcctccactgcctaCCCCTTCTTCTGAGGATCCAggcttctcctctcctctgcagGTACCAGACCCCCATCTGCATCACCGGATGGGTGTTCTTCTCAAACAAATGCAAGATGTGAGAGCTCTCCTTGGTCACCTGCTCATGGAGCTGAGGGACTTGTCTGGCCACCTAAAGCTTGAGACCACAAAGGGTCCTGCTAAATATGAGTAA
- the FCRLA gene encoding Fc receptor-like A isoform X2, producing MKLSCVLMAGAFYFSLTMLWTAQILLAAGCHAAASFETLQCERPVRSQDSSCHTDEDLTGPREVDFQLKGYTFSQPFHLIVSYDWLILQSPVKPIFEGDPLVLRCQAWQDWPLTQVTFYRDGSALGPPGPNREFSIAVAQETDSGNYHCSGVFRSPGPGSPETASSVAIIVQELFPAPALRATPSTEPQEGGPVTLSCQTKLPLQRSATRLLFSFYKDSKTVRSRGLSSEFQILTASEAHSGSYWCEAATEGNQVWKQSPKLEIRVQGPSSSAASPTLNPASQKSAAPEPTPTEPRESLPPLPTPSSEDPGFSSPLQVPDPHLHHRMGVLLKQMQDVRALLGHLLMELRDLSGHLKLETTKGPAKYE from the exons ATGAAGCTGAGCTGTGTCCTCATGGCTGGGGCCTTCTACTTCTCTCTTACTATGCTCTGGACAGCTCAGATACTACTGG CAGCTGGATGTCACGCTG CTGCCAGTTTTGAGACGCTACAATGTGAAAGACCTGTCAGGAGCCAGGACAGCAGCTGCCACACAGATGAAGACTTGACAGGCCCAAGAGAAGTTGACTTCCAGCTCAAGGGATACACTTTCAGTCAACCCTTCCATCTGATTGTGTCCTACG ACTGGCTCATCCTCCAAAGTCCAGTCAAGCCCATATTTGAAGGAGACCCACTGGTTCTGCGCTGCCAGGCTTGGCAAGACTGGCCACTGACCCAGGTCACCTTCTACCGAGATGGCTCAGCCCTGGGTCCCCCTGGACCTAACAGGGAATTCTCCATCGCCGTGGCACAAGAAACAGACAGCGGGAACTACCACTGCAGTGGCGTCTTCAGGAGCCCTGGTCCTGGGAGCCCAGAAACGGCATCTTCTGTGGCTATCATAGTCCAAG AACTGTTTCCAGCTCCAGCTCTCAGAGCCACACCCTCAACTGAACCCCAAGAGGGAGGCCCAGTGACCCTGAGCTGTCAGACAAAGCTGCCCCTGCAGAGGTCAGCCACccgcctcctcttctccttctacaaGGACAGTAAGACAGTGCGCAGCAGGGGCCTCTCCTCAGAATTCCAGATCCTCACAGCTTCAGAGGCACACTCTGGGTCCTACTGGTGTGAAGCAGCCACTGAGGGCAACCAAGTTTGGAAACAGAGCCCCAAGCTGGAGATCAGGGTGCAGG GTCCCTCCAGCTCTGCTGCATCCCCCACCTTGAATCCAGCTTCTCAGAAATCAGCTGCTCCAGAACCTACTCCTACAGAGCCCcgtgagtctctgcctccactgcctaCCCCTTCTTCTGAGGATCCAggcttctcctctcctctgcagGTACCAGACCCCCATCTGCATCACCGGATGGGTGTTCTTCTCAAACAAATGCAAGATGTGAGAGCTCTCCTTGGTCACCTGCTCATGGAGCTGAGGGACTTGTCTGGCCACCTAAAGCTTGAGACCACAAAGGGTCCTGCTAAATATGAGTAA
- the FCRLA gene encoding Fc receptor-like A isoform X3: MKLSCVLMAGAFYFSLTMLWTAQILLAGCHAAASFETLQCERPVRSQDSSCHTDEDLTGPREVDFQLKGYTFSQPFHLIVSYDWLILQSPVKPIFEGDPLVLRCQAWQDWPLTQVTFYRDGSALGPPGPNREFSIAVAQETDSGNYHCSGVFRSPGPGSPETASSVAIIVQELFPAPALRATPSTEPQEGGPVTLSCQTKLPLQRSATRLLFSFYKDSKTVRSRGLSSEFQILTASEAHSGSYWCEAATEGNQVWKQSPKLEIRVQGPSSSAASPTLNPASQKSAAPEPTPTEPRESLPPLPTPSSEDPGFSSPLQVPDPHLHHRMGVLLKQMQDVRALLGHLLMELRDLSGHLKLETTKGPAKYE; the protein is encoded by the exons ATGAAGCTGAGCTGTGTCCTCATGGCTGGGGCCTTCTACTTCTCTCTTACTATGCTCTGGACAGCTCAGATACTACTGG CTGGATGTCACGCTG CTGCCAGTTTTGAGACGCTACAATGTGAAAGACCTGTCAGGAGCCAGGACAGCAGCTGCCACACAGATGAAGACTTGACAGGCCCAAGAGAAGTTGACTTCCAGCTCAAGGGATACACTTTCAGTCAACCCTTCCATCTGATTGTGTCCTACG ACTGGCTCATCCTCCAAAGTCCAGTCAAGCCCATATTTGAAGGAGACCCACTGGTTCTGCGCTGCCAGGCTTGGCAAGACTGGCCACTGACCCAGGTCACCTTCTACCGAGATGGCTCAGCCCTGGGTCCCCCTGGACCTAACAGGGAATTCTCCATCGCCGTGGCACAAGAAACAGACAGCGGGAACTACCACTGCAGTGGCGTCTTCAGGAGCCCTGGTCCTGGGAGCCCAGAAACGGCATCTTCTGTGGCTATCATAGTCCAAG AACTGTTTCCAGCTCCAGCTCTCAGAGCCACACCCTCAACTGAACCCCAAGAGGGAGGCCCAGTGACCCTGAGCTGTCAGACAAAGCTGCCCCTGCAGAGGTCAGCCACccgcctcctcttctccttctacaaGGACAGTAAGACAGTGCGCAGCAGGGGCCTCTCCTCAGAATTCCAGATCCTCACAGCTTCAGAGGCACACTCTGGGTCCTACTGGTGTGAAGCAGCCACTGAGGGCAACCAAGTTTGGAAACAGAGCCCCAAGCTGGAGATCAGGGTGCAGG GTCCCTCCAGCTCTGCTGCATCCCCCACCTTGAATCCAGCTTCTCAGAAATCAGCTGCTCCAGAACCTACTCCTACAGAGCCCcgtgagtctctgcctccactgcctaCCCCTTCTTCTGAGGATCCAggcttctcctctcctctgcagGTACCAGACCCCCATCTGCATCACCGGATGGGTGTTCTTCTCAAACAAATGCAAGATGTGAGAGCTCTCCTTGGTCACCTGCTCATGGAGCTGAGGGACTTGTCTGGCCACCTAAAGCTTGAGACCACAAAGGGTCCTGCTAAATATGAGTAA